A region of Nitrospinota bacterium DNA encodes the following proteins:
- a CDS encoding c-type cytochrome: MKKHILGMVTVCFAMVVAFAGFASAGDAGKGEGVFKGKGQCKNCHKLDDKNSVGPGLKGVTARHNDEWLGKWLADPQKTWEGNDADVQKLKTWKPGRDKAAKTAMKIPALSAEEVADLIAFLHQNDK; this comes from the coding sequence ATGAAGAAACACATTTTGGGCATGGTTACCGTTTGTTTCGCTATGGTGGTGGCCTTCGCCGGCTTCGCTTCCGCCGGGGACGCTGGCAAGGGCGAAGGGGTTTTCAAGGGCAAGGGCCAGTGCAAAAACTGCCACAAGCTCGATGATAAGAATTCCGTTGGCCCCGGCCTCAAAGGCGTGACCGCCAGGCATAACGACGAATGGCTTGGCAAATGGCTGGCCGACCCGCAGAAAACCTGGGAAGGTAACGACGCCGATGTACAGAAGCTGAAAACCTGGAAACCCGGCCGTGACAAGGCCGCGAAAACCGCTATGAAGATCCCCGCTCTTTCCGCCGAGGAAGTTGCGGACCTGATAGCGTTCCTGCATCAGAACGACAAATAA
- a CDS encoding isochorismatase family protein: MSYTCLKPYFRASMFITACVFCLSCQVAQREENKSRISLKVRSFTASVKNKTWNTEKDSHFSYDTLDYDLDRMALVLVDVWERHPNGGWSARAQRNIQEKIVPLLELTRRHNIKVIHAHHLYEGWELSKSIRPLPGETILGPEIAQSTALFDRFLQKAGIKTVLYAGYASNYCVINRPVGIIPVSQLKKYNIIFVRDASLAFETPETVEGFWTHRVITNLIETQFGRSTTVDGLKTALDQ; the protein is encoded by the coding sequence GTGAGCTATACCTGTCTCAAGCCATACTTCAGGGCAAGCATGTTTATAACAGCCTGTGTTTTTTGTTTGTCTTGCCAAGTTGCCCAACGCGAAGAAAATAAGAGCCGGATCAGCCTTAAGGTGAGAAGTTTCACTGCGTCAGTAAAAAATAAAACATGGAACACAGAGAAGGATTCGCATTTTAGTTACGATACGCTTGATTATGATTTGGATCGCATGGCTCTTGTGCTTGTTGATGTGTGGGAGCGGCACCCAAACGGTGGATGGTCAGCAAGAGCGCAAAGAAATATTCAGGAGAAAATCGTGCCCCTTCTCGAATTGACCCGCAGGCATAATATCAAGGTTATTCATGCCCATCATCTTTATGAAGGGTGGGAGCTCAGCAAGAGCATCCGCCCGCTTCCTGGCGAAACCATATTGGGGCCGGAGATAGCCCAATCGACAGCTTTATTTGATAGATTTTTACAGAAAGCGGGTATAAAGACAGTCTTGTACGCCGGATACGCTTCAAACTATTGTGTCATAAACAGGCCGGTTGGAATCATCCCCGTATCACAGCTTAAAAAATACAATATTATCTTTGTCAGAGACGCTTCGCTGGCGTTCGAGACGCCGGAAACAGTTGAAGGGTTCTGGACGCACAGAGTTATCACTAATCTTATTGAAACTCAATTTGGCCGTTCCACAACCGTTGATGGACTGAAAACGGCTCTTGACCAATAG
- the lysA gene encoding diaminopimelate decarboxylase, translated as MHHFEYKDGEYHCEDVPLSRIAEKVGTPFYCYSSATLKRHFEVFDKAFESVPHLICFAVKANSNLAVLKLFAKSGGGADIVSGGELFRALKAGVPAERIVYAGVGKTRDEIRQALQAGILMFNVESSQELMAIDAVAAEMGVKARVTLRVNPDVDAKTHPYISTGLKQNKFGISYTSALEEYRQARTLANIEIVGIHKHIGSQITQIAPFVDALEKTLDLVRQLKEEGIVIRYIDIGGGLGITYKDEAPPHPKDLADAVAPLLKDTGCTIVFEPGRVLVGNAGALVTRVLYTKHNEGKTFFVVDAGMNDLARPSLYGSYHGILPVSAEVAERKKVSADVVGPICESGDFLAKDRVLPSFKQGELMSVMSAGAYGFTMSSNYNSRRRVAEVMVNGSNFEVVRERETMEDLIRGEKVPSFLE; from the coding sequence ATGCATCATTTCGAGTACAAGGACGGCGAATACCATTGCGAGGATGTACCTCTTTCCAGAATAGCGGAGAAGGTGGGTACTCCCTTTTATTGTTACAGTTCGGCCACGCTGAAACGCCATTTCGAGGTGTTCGACAAGGCGTTCGAGAGCGTACCTCACCTGATATGTTTCGCGGTGAAGGCCAACTCCAACCTGGCTGTCCTGAAACTTTTCGCCAAGTCCGGCGGCGGGGCGGACATAGTGTCCGGCGGCGAGCTTTTCAGGGCGCTGAAAGCCGGGGTGCCAGCCGAGCGCATAGTGTACGCGGGCGTGGGCAAGACCCGGGACGAGATAAGGCAGGCCCTCCAGGCGGGAATCCTGATGTTCAACGTGGAATCGTCCCAGGAGCTTATGGCCATAGACGCCGTGGCCGCCGAGATGGGTGTGAAGGCCCGCGTCACCCTGCGCGTGAATCCGGACGTGGACGCAAAGACCCATCCATACATATCCACCGGCCTAAAACAGAACAAATTCGGCATAAGCTACACCTCGGCGCTGGAGGAATACCGCCAGGCCCGCACTTTGGCGAACATAGAGATAGTGGGTATCCACAAACATATTGGCTCGCAGATAACCCAGATAGCGCCCTTCGTGGACGCGCTGGAGAAAACGCTGGACCTGGTGCGCCAGCTGAAGGAGGAAGGGATAGTCATCCGCTATATAGACATCGGCGGCGGGCTGGGCATAACGTATAAAGACGAAGCCCCGCCCCATCCCAAAGACTTGGCGGACGCCGTTGCCCCGCTATTGAAAGACACCGGTTGCACCATCGTTTTCGAGCCGGGCCGGGTGCTGGTGGGCAACGCCGGGGCGCTGGTTACCCGTGTGCTTTACACCAAGCACAACGAAGGCAAAACCTTCTTCGTGGTGGACGCGGGGATGAACGATCTGGCGCGCCCGTCGCTTTATGGAAGTTATCACGGCATTTTGCCCGTATCCGCCGAGGTGGCGGAGCGCAAGAAAGTTTCCGCCGACGTGGTGGGGCCCATCTGCGAATCGGGCGATTTCCTCGCCAAGGACAGGGTGCTACCCTCGTTCAAACAAGGCGAGCTTATGTCTGTAATGAGCGCCGGGGCTTATGGATTCACCATGTCGTCCAACTACAATTCCCGCAGGCGGGTGGCGGAGGTTATGGTGAACGGATCCAATTTTGAGGTTGTCCGCGAACGGGAAACCATGGAAGACTTGATACGGGGCGAAAAAGTGCCCTCTTTCCTGGAGTGA
- a CDS encoding type II toxin-antitoxin system VapB family antitoxin: MLRTNIELDEKLVSEALRLTRKKTKKELVNYAIEELVLKLKRRKLLDMEGKVAWAGNLDETRKSRT; the protein is encoded by the coding sequence ATGTTAAGAACCAATATTGAGCTCGACGAGAAGCTTGTGAGTGAGGCCTTAAGGCTTACGCGCAAGAAGACTAAAAAGGAGCTGGTGAATTACGCCATTGAGGAGCTTGTGCTTAAACTTAAGCGCAGGAAGCTTCTGGACATGGAGGGCAAGGTTGCCTGGGCTGGTAATCTTGACGAGACGAGAAAAAGCAGAACATGA
- a CDS encoding helix-turn-helix transcriptional regulator, with protein MADIKSFGLRVKTLRALRKLTQEQVAEKCGINSKYVSRIEMGYQFPSFDILVKLCAAMNVEMQDLFNFAHTGKSAKEYRKGLNELVNEADEEKLELAYRIIKAVVR; from the coding sequence ATGGCGGATATCAAGTCGTTCGGGTTGAGAGTGAAAACCTTGAGAGCCTTGCGAAAACTCACGCAGGAGCAGGTCGCGGAAAAATGCGGCATCAATTCCAAATATGTAAGTAGGATAGAGATGGGATACCAGTTCCCTTCATTCGACATCCTTGTAAAACTTTGCGCCGCAATGAACGTGGAAATGCAGGATCTTTTCAATTTTGCGCATACCGGCAAAAGCGCAAAGGAATACAGGAAGGGGCTGAACGAACTGGTCAACGAGGCGGATGAGGAAAAGCTAGAACTTGCCTACAGGATTATAAAGGCCGTTGTCAGATGA
- a CDS encoding diaminopimelate epimerase codes for MAIFEFTKMHGLGNDFVMIDLRKRKMPGLAKKAKLICDRRFGVGCDQLITIEPSKKADYKMRIFNADGSEVEMCGNGIRCFAKYLWDRKDPKIRKKKSLAVETLAGIIRPEMVGDRLVRVDMGEPILDGPAIPTRFEGQVVDRPFTAGGRDYRITTVSMGNPHCVIFTDSVDNVALEQEGPVLENHPDFPKRINVEFVEVVGKDHVKVRVWERGSGVTLACGTGACAVGVASALNGKTGRKVKVDLPGGQLKIEWGKDNRVLMTGPATEVFRGKMGV; via the coding sequence ATGGCCATATTCGAATTCACCAAGATGCACGGGCTGGGCAACGACTTTGTAATGATAGACCTGCGCAAGCGGAAGATGCCCGGCCTGGCGAAAAAGGCGAAACTTATTTGCGACCGGCGTTTCGGCGTGGGGTGCGACCAGCTGATCACCATAGAGCCGTCGAAAAAGGCGGACTACAAAATGCGCATCTTCAACGCCGACGGGAGCGAGGTGGAGATGTGCGGCAACGGCATCCGTTGTTTCGCCAAGTACCTTTGGGACAGGAAAGACCCGAAGATAAGGAAAAAGAAGTCCCTTGCCGTGGAGACACTGGCGGGGATAATCCGCCCCGAGATGGTGGGCGACAGGCTCGTTCGGGTGGACATGGGCGAGCCCATACTGGACGGCCCGGCCATACCCACCAGGTTTGAAGGGCAAGTGGTGGACAGGCCGTTTACGGCGGGTGGCAGGGATTACCGCATCACCACCGTTTCCATGGGCAACCCGCATTGCGTCATCTTCACCGACAGCGTGGACAATGTGGCGCTGGAGCAGGAAGGGCCCGTGCTGGAGAACCACCCGGATTTCCCCAAACGCATCAACGTGGAGTTTGTTGAAGTGGTGGGGAAAGACCATGTGAAAGTGCGCGTGTGGGAGCGGGGCAGTGGCGTTACGCTGGCTTGCGGAACCGGCGCCTGCGCCGTGGGCGTGGCCTCGGCGTTGAACGGCAAGACCGGCCGGAAAGTGAAGGTGGACCTGCCTGGCGGCCAGCTGAAAATTGAATGGGGCAAAGACAACCGCGTGCTTATGACCGGCCCCGCCACGGAAGTGTTCAGGGGCAAGATGGGGGTTTAG
- a CDS encoding DUF47 family protein, translating into MLSDVVGRLSRFFFPEEVDFFGPMGEMLKLISSGVDLYLDACSKQSLTQEEKERLLDNLKRLEKKGDEILVRVAGGLKRTFTPPYSAMDLRRMFECLDNAVDMLDESAKLVIHSNYRSGFPAFVSEQLEIYRKGIAEAMALPELMADSRANMGKIAATLDLMNAMETAADAVYWRHKKEILAGINAAAEANRLMDYRRGMMDEMILDRMEELLDTLVDMIKTVEDLLIEHA; encoded by the coding sequence ATGCTCTCTGATGTGGTTGGCAGGCTTTCCCGGTTTTTCTTCCCCGAGGAGGTGGATTTTTTCGGCCCCATGGGGGAGATGCTAAAGCTCATCAGCTCCGGTGTTGATTTGTATCTGGATGCCTGCTCCAAACAATCTCTCACGCAGGAAGAAAAAGAACGGCTGTTGGACAATCTCAAACGGCTGGAGAAGAAAGGGGACGAGATACTTGTCCGCGTGGCTGGCGGCCTGAAACGCACCTTCACCCCGCCCTATTCCGCCATGGACCTGCGAAGGATGTTCGAATGTCTGGACAACGCGGTGGACATGCTCGACGAGTCGGCCAAGCTGGTTATCCATTCGAACTACCGTTCAGGGTTCCCCGCGTTTGTAAGCGAACAGCTGGAGATATACAGGAAAGGTATAGCCGAGGCCATGGCCCTGCCGGAGTTGATGGCCGATTCCAGGGCCAACATGGGCAAAATAGCCGCCACGCTGGATTTGATGAACGCCATGGAAACCGCCGCGGACGCGGTGTATTGGCGACACAAGAAAGAGATTCTGGCGGGTATAAACGCCGCCGCCGAGGCCAACAGGCTTATGGATTACCGCCGGGGTATGATGGACGAAATGATCCTGGACCGGATGGAAGAGCTTTTGGACACCCTGGTGGACATGATAAAGACCGTGGAGGATCTTTTAATCGAGCATGCCTGA
- a CDS encoding PIN domain nuclease, with product MILVDTSVWIDFFRGVDSPHRKALHRLIEADEDMAITEIIMTEILQGVKDERQFQTVKQSLMTFPVLRPKGIETYIEAARIYKECRKKGKTVRKTIDCIIAAICMENNLALFHKDSDFDFIKACAGLKCYEVPNI from the coding sequence ATGATCCTGGTGGACACCAGCGTCTGGATTGACTTTTTTAGGGGCGTGGACTCGCCTCACCGGAAAGCCCTTCATAGACTTATTGAAGCCGATGAAGACATGGCCATTACTGAAATAATCATGACGGAGATTCTTCAAGGCGTTAAAGACGAACGCCAGTTTCAAACAGTCAAGCAAAGCCTTATGACGTTTCCTGTTTTGCGCCCGAAGGGCATCGAAACGTATATTGAGGCGGCGCGGATTTACAAAGAATGCAGAAAAAAGGGAAAAACAGTAAGGAAAACGATTGATTGCATCATCGCCGCCATATGCATGGAGAATAATCTGGCCCTCTTCCATAAAGACAGTGATTTTGACTTTATCAAGGCATGCGCTGGCTTGAAATGCTATGAGGTTCCCAATATTTAA
- a CDS encoding inorganic phosphate transporter has translation MPEQAFTHLAALFLALAFNYIVGFHDAASTIAPAIATRALTARAALMLAAVSNLAGSLISHKVAYTIASGVADPHFMDSQVVVCGLLSATIWNLFTWRFGLPSSSSHALISGLLGAAVAKASTMDGALTAPIHWSALFQIAMALFTSPVFGFLVGFAFFRIAARWAGSAGPVATSIQKSNRVYARLQVASAALSSMAHGANDAQKTMGVMALVLMHGGYSEGLQVPLWVTAACAITLSLGTLSGGWRIIRSVAKKITDIQPVHGFSADAATGAVLSAATSLGMPVSTTHVAISSIIGVGAAKTAGKMGRDMVTHLIYAWAATIPVTALISLLSYRLALRVGFDAFLVAVFCASALLFLLKAKK, from the coding sequence ATGCCTGAGCAGGCGTTCACCCATCTGGCCGCACTGTTCCTGGCGCTGGCTTTCAACTATATCGTGGGGTTCCACGACGCGGCCAGCACAATAGCCCCCGCCATCGCCACCCGGGCGCTCACGGCCCGCGCCGCGCTCATGCTGGCGGCGGTGTCCAACCTGGCGGGTTCCCTCATTTCCCACAAGGTGGCCTACACGATTGCAAGTGGCGTGGCGGATCCGCATTTCATGGATTCCCAGGTTGTGGTTTGCGGGTTGCTGTCCGCCACAATATGGAACCTTTTCACATGGCGTTTCGGGCTACCTTCCAGTTCTTCCCACGCGCTTATTTCCGGCCTATTGGGCGCGGCGGTGGCCAAAGCCTCCACAATGGACGGGGCCTTGACGGCGCCCATCCACTGGAGCGCCCTTTTTCAGATAGCCATGGCGCTTTTCACCTCGCCGGTTTTCGGTTTTTTGGTTGGGTTCGCATTTTTCAGGATAGCGGCCCGATGGGCCGGATCCGCCGGGCCCGTGGCCACTTCCATCCAGAAGTCGAACAGGGTTTACGCCCGGCTACAGGTGGCCTCGGCGGCGCTTTCCAGCATGGCCCATGGCGCCAATGACGCCCAGAAAACCATGGGGGTAATGGCGCTGGTCCTGATGCATGGGGGATATTCGGAAGGCCTGCAAGTGCCCTTGTGGGTAACGGCCGCTTGCGCTATCACGCTAAGCCTGGGAACGCTATCGGGCGGGTGGAGAATAATACGTTCTGTGGCCAAAAAAATAACGGACATCCAGCCTGTCCACGGATTTTCCGCCGACGCCGCCACAGGGGCGGTTTTGTCCGCGGCTACAAGCCTTGGAATGCCCGTTTCAACCACTCACGTTGCCATATCTTCAATAATTGGCGTTGGGGCGGCGAAGACCGCCGGCAAGATGGGGCGGGATATGGTAACCCACCTCATATACGCCTGGGCCGCAACCATACCGGTAACCGCGCTTATTTCCCTCCTTTCCTACCGGCTCGCCCTGCGTGTTGGGTTTGATGCCTTCCTCGTTGCAGTTTTCTGTGCATCGGCCCTGCTTTTCTTGCTGAAAGCAAAGAAATAA
- a CDS encoding type II toxin-antitoxin system HicB family antitoxin: protein MSYKYEIILYWSDEDEAFIADIPELPGCMAHGASPEKALANAKAAIRLWIDTAKEYGDPIPEPRGRRLMLAWRDLI, encoded by the coding sequence ATGAGTTACAAATATGAAATCATCTTATATTGGAGCGATGAGGATGAAGCGTTTATTGCGGATATACCAGAGTTGCCCGGCTGTATGGCGCATGGGGCCTCGCCGGAAAAAGCGTTGGCTAACGCAAAGGCGGCTATCAGATTGTGGATTGATACGGCTAAAGAATATGGCGATCCAATTCCGGAGCCGCGCGGCAGGAGGCTTATGCTGGCCTGGCGAGATTTGATTTAA
- a CDS encoding MFS transporter, producing MSKQSTSPYLSVFTNRRVAAVSILGFSSGLPLAMTGSSLQAWMTVAGVDLTSIGLFGLVALPYTVKFLWAPLMDRFAPLPLGRRRGWIAFTQLALAALMVLMSFAAPDETPFALAALALSLAFMSASQDIVIDAYRTDILRERERGAGVAVFVTMYRLAMITSGAMALIAADRFGWPATFRMMAVIMAVQVAGTLLAPEPDGEIKPPRTLSEAVWGPLKNYFSKDAAILTLALIVLYKLGDAYAGSLSTTFLLRGMEFTQTEVGAINKGFGLAATIAGSFLGGILMARMPLYRALMAFGILQAVSNLSYMALAVYGKNFGLLIFAIGFENFTGGMGSAAFVALLMALCDHRFSATQYAILSSLSALGRTFVTPTSGYLVEYMGWAAFFGFTAITALPGLALLWFLRGKIDGLNGNQEKEAAV from the coding sequence ATGAGCAAACAGTCCACTTCCCCATATCTATCGGTGTTCACCAACCGCCGGGTGGCCGCCGTGAGCATATTGGGTTTTTCATCGGGTCTGCCGCTGGCCATGACCGGTAGCTCGTTGCAGGCGTGGATGACCGTGGCGGGGGTGGATCTGACATCCATCGGCCTGTTCGGGCTGGTGGCCTTGCCTTACACGGTGAAATTCCTCTGGGCGCCGCTGATGGACCGGTTCGCGCCGCTACCTCTTGGGCGGCGGCGCGGGTGGATAGCTTTCACCCAATTGGCGTTAGCGGCGCTGATGGTACTGATGTCTTTCGCGGCTCCGGACGAAACCCCATTCGCGCTGGCGGCGCTGGCGCTTTCGCTGGCGTTCATGTCCGCATCGCAGGACATCGTGATAGACGCGTACCGGACCGATATTTTAAGGGAACGTGAACGCGGCGCGGGGGTGGCGGTGTTTGTCACCATGTACCGGCTGGCGATGATAACCTCCGGCGCGATGGCGCTTATCGCGGCGGACAGGTTCGGCTGGCCCGCCACGTTCCGCATGATGGCAGTTATCATGGCCGTACAGGTGGCGGGCACGTTGCTGGCTCCGGAGCCGGACGGGGAGATAAAACCGCCCCGCACGTTGTCCGAAGCGGTATGGGGGCCGCTAAAAAACTATTTCTCCAAAGACGCGGCGATTCTCACGCTGGCGCTCATCGTCCTTTACAAGCTGGGGGACGCTTACGCCGGTAGCCTTTCCACCACGTTTTTGCTCCGGGGAATGGAGTTTACGCAAACCGAGGTTGGCGCCATCAACAAGGGGTTCGGACTGGCGGCCACCATCGCCGGTTCGTTCCTGGGCGGAATACTGATGGCGCGGATGCCGCTGTACAGGGCGCTTATGGCTTTCGGAATTCTGCAGGCGGTTTCGAACCTTTCATATATGGCGCTGGCGGTTTATGGAAAAAATTTTGGATTGCTGATATTCGCCATAGGGTTTGAGAATTTCACCGGCGGCATGGGCTCCGCGGCGTTCGTGGCCCTGTTGATGGCCCTGTGCGACCACCGGTTTTCAGCCACCCAATACGCCATACTGTCGTCGCTATCGGCGCTGGGCCGGACGTTCGTCACCCCCACTTCCGGATATCTTGTGGAATATATGGGATGGGCCGCGTTTTTCGGATTCACAGCCATCACCGCATTGCCCGGCTTGGCCCTGTTGTGGTTCTTGAGGGGGAAGATAGATGGGTTGAACGGGAACCAGGAGAAAGAGGCGGCAGTATGA